One Halodesulfovibrio sp. DNA window includes the following coding sequences:
- a CDS encoding MarC family protein, whose product MMELNWQVIFEIAITLFLIFDPLGNAAVCLPMLGAFTPKQQRQIMLREVVIALGIILLFTFLGDSLLGLLNIHHSTLRIAGGIILLIISMKMVFPQGNGASSDLEKDPFIVPIAVPLLAGPSLLAAVMLYAARSQESPHGNAELLTAIFLSWLVTSIILLCASSLTKILGQRGLRATERLMGLILIFMAVQMLEDGIRMFIETF is encoded by the coding sequence ATGATGGAGTTAAACTGGCAGGTGATTTTTGAAATTGCTATCACCCTCTTTCTGATTTTTGACCCATTGGGTAACGCCGCTGTATGTTTGCCGATGCTTGGTGCTTTTACGCCCAAACAGCAACGTCAGATCATGCTTCGCGAAGTCGTTATCGCTCTGGGTATTATCCTTCTATTCACCTTCCTCGGCGACAGCCTGCTTGGTCTATTAAATATCCATCATTCAACATTACGAATTGCGGGCGGTATTATTCTGCTCATCATTTCAATGAAAATGGTGTTCCCACAAGGAAACGGTGCTTCCTCCGATTTAGAGAAAGACCCTTTTATTGTGCCGATAGCTGTTCCGCTTCTTGCTGGTCCTTCCTTGCTTGCAGCAGTAATGTTGTACGCTGCGCGCTCTCAGGAAAGCCCACATGGTAATGCGGAACTTCTGACAGCCATCTTTTTATCTTGGCTGGTCACCTCAATCATTCTGTTATGTGCCTCCTCTCTCACAAAGATTCTCGGACAACGAGGATTGCGAGCGACCGAGCGCCTCATGGGGCTTATCCTCATTTTTATGGCAGTACAGATGCTTGAAGATGGCATCCGCATGTTTATTGAAACATTTTAG
- the dxs gene encoding 1-deoxy-D-xylulose-5-phosphate synthase: MPDKSQSTPRLIDSINLPSDVRKLDQAQLERLAGELREEIISVVSQTGGHLAPSLGVVELTLALMSVFDFDHDKLVWDVGHQAYAWKLLTGRKDEFHTLRTKDGVSGFPKMAESPYDHFGVGHSSTSISAALGMTVARELSGKKNEVISVIGDGSMTAGLAFEGLNQAGHVDKKMLVILNDNEMSISKNVGAMSHFMSRNLSSRWVRRFKKDVETILNAVPAIGEEMLNYARRSEHSLKSFFTPGMLFEAFHFNYMGPIDGHDIKALQRAFRLYQDLDEPVLLHVLTKKGKGYAPAESNPTFFHGVGRFEPETGQAKKVAKLNAVPTYTEVFGNTLCDLAEQDDRIVAITAAMPEGTGTACFEKKFSERFVDVGICEQHAVTFAAGLATQGYRPFVAIYSTFMQRAYDQIVHDVCLQNLPVTFCLDRGGIVGEDGPTHHGVFDLSYMRHIPNMTVLVPSNESELADCMATALAHDGPVAIRYPRGAGYGVPLKEKPEPFTIGTGEVLLEGSGVAVVAVGSRTYPALEAVKELAAETGKQATVFNARCVKPLPKEQLLELASTHDSLLLLEENALQGGFSSAVLELLSDNDALQNCRVKRLGIPDQWVEHGAQVELREQLGINKSGIKQAVQDLFAKK, from the coding sequence ATGCCTGATAAGAGCCAATCTACTCCTCGTCTTATAGACAGCATTAACTTGCCGTCGGATGTTCGCAAGCTCGATCAAGCTCAGCTTGAGCGCCTTGCAGGGGAGTTGCGAGAAGAAATAATTTCCGTAGTTTCTCAGACAGGTGGTCACCTAGCTCCTTCTCTTGGGGTTGTTGAGCTAACACTTGCGCTGATGTCTGTTTTTGATTTCGATCATGATAAATTAGTGTGGGATGTAGGACATCAGGCGTATGCCTGGAAATTATTAACCGGACGTAAGGATGAGTTCCATACCCTGCGAACCAAAGATGGTGTAAGCGGTTTTCCTAAAATGGCGGAAAGCCCGTACGATCATTTCGGAGTGGGGCACTCCTCTACATCAATTTCTGCTGCATTGGGTATGACTGTAGCCAGAGAGCTTTCCGGCAAAAAGAATGAAGTCATTTCTGTTATTGGTGATGGTTCTATGACTGCCGGTCTTGCGTTCGAAGGACTTAATCAGGCGGGGCATGTAGATAAAAAAATGCTCGTTATTTTGAATGATAACGAAATGTCTATCTCCAAAAATGTCGGCGCAATGTCACATTTTATGTCACGTAACTTGTCTTCCCGCTGGGTTCGGCGTTTCAAAAAAGATGTTGAAACTATTTTGAACGCGGTTCCTGCCATCGGTGAAGAAATGCTTAACTATGCTCGCCGCAGTGAACATAGCCTCAAAAGTTTTTTTACCCCCGGTATGTTGTTTGAAGCATTTCATTTCAACTACATGGGACCTATCGACGGGCACGACATTAAAGCATTGCAGCGTGCTTTTAGACTATATCAGGATTTGGATGAACCTGTTTTGCTTCATGTCCTTACCAAAAAAGGTAAGGGGTATGCTCCTGCTGAATCCAATCCGACATTTTTCCATGGTGTAGGGCGGTTTGAACCGGAAACAGGGCAAGCCAAGAAGGTTGCCAAGCTTAATGCGGTTCCAACCTACACTGAAGTATTCGGGAATACGCTGTGCGATCTTGCTGAGCAGGATGACCGTATTGTTGCTATTACAGCAGCTATGCCGGAAGGTACGGGCACTGCCTGCTTTGAAAAGAAATTTTCTGAACGTTTTGTTGATGTGGGCATCTGTGAACAGCACGCGGTTACTTTTGCCGCAGGATTGGCAACACAGGGGTACCGTCCATTTGTCGCTATTTATTCAACATTTATGCAGCGTGCGTACGACCAGATTGTGCACGATGTTTGTTTGCAGAATCTGCCTGTCACATTCTGCCTCGACCGTGGCGGCATTGTCGGTGAAGATGGACCAACCCATCACGGTGTATTTGATTTAAGCTACATGCGTCATATTCCAAATATGACAGTGCTTGTGCCATCTAACGAATCTGAGTTAGCGGACTGCATGGCAACTGCTCTCGCGCATGATGGACCTGTTGCTATCCGTTATCCACGCGGTGCAGGATACGGTGTTCCACTAAAAGAAAAGCCTGAGCCGTTTACAATTGGAACCGGCGAAGTGTTGCTGGAAGGTAGCGGCGTAGCTGTTGTTGCAGTTGGTTCCCGCACATATCCAGCGCTTGAAGCGGTAAAAGAGCTTGCGGCGGAAACTGGAAAACAGGCAACAGTTTTTAATGCCCGTTGCGTTAAGCCGTTGCCGAAAGAGCAATTGCTCGAATTAGCAAGCACCCACGACTCCCTTTTGCTGCTTGAAGAAAATGCATTGCAAGGTGGTTTTTCTTCTGCGGTGTTGGAATTGTTATCTGACAATGACGCTCTTCAAAACTGTAGAGTGAAGCGTTTGGGAATTCCAGATCAATGGGTAGAACATGGTGCTCAGGTAGAATTGCGTGAGCAGCTTGGAATCAATAAAAGTGGAATTAAACAAGCTGTTCAGGATTTATTTGCTAAAAAATAG
- the xseA gene encoding exodeoxyribonuclease VII large subunit: MSQIFTVRELTDALKKTLEGAFPFVWVRGQVSNLSRPASGHMYFSLKDADAVLNCVWFKGNQRGDEHFDPLTGEVFEDGPRPSLARTMQNGTEIMCAGRLNVYPPRGSYQLVVELAQDVGLGKLFMEFEALKQKLTAKGFFESMRKRPLPYHPQKVAVITAPSGAAIQDFLRIADARGWGAQIRIYPALVQGDLAAGQLADQMDRVNADGWADVIVLIRGGGSIEDLWAFNDETLAEKIFGSAIPVIAGVGHEVDTTIADMTADVRAATPSHAAQLLWPERAMLVQALDELEMRLARRIERQLGAKEHSLSTLERGLGWLSPVQKLGRLDEQFVTLSERLERALALKLETVERTVAYSEERIKRAFGEGAVTYQLQKIHTLESRLKWAGDSLFTMAERKLDRAAILLESLNPEKPLERGYSLVQKKDGTFVRSVDDVTKGEHLHVMVADGSVGVQVETMKKRSDG, from the coding sequence ATGAGCCAGATATTTACAGTCAGAGAATTAACAGATGCCCTTAAGAAAACTCTTGAGGGTGCGTTTCCGTTTGTCTGGGTACGCGGTCAGGTGTCCAACCTTTCACGTCCAGCGTCCGGTCATATGTATTTTTCTCTTAAAGATGCCGATGCGGTATTAAATTGTGTCTGGTTTAAAGGGAATCAGCGTGGCGATGAACACTTTGACCCTCTTACAGGGGAAGTGTTTGAAGACGGTCCAAGACCGAGCCTTGCGCGTACCATGCAGAATGGTACGGAAATTATGTGTGCGGGCAGGCTCAATGTGTATCCACCGCGCGGTAGCTATCAACTTGTTGTTGAACTGGCGCAGGATGTCGGGCTTGGGAAACTGTTTATGGAATTTGAGGCGCTGAAGCAAAAGTTGACTGCTAAAGGCTTTTTTGAATCCATGCGCAAGCGTCCGTTGCCGTATCATCCACAAAAGGTTGCAGTAATAACTGCGCCATCCGGCGCTGCGATACAAGATTTTCTGCGCATTGCTGACGCCCGTGGCTGGGGAGCACAGATTCGTATTTATCCGGCACTTGTTCAGGGCGATCTTGCAGCGGGGCAGCTAGCAGATCAGATGGACAGAGTGAATGCTGATGGCTGGGCAGATGTCATAGTTCTCATACGCGGTGGCGGCTCTATAGAAGATTTGTGGGCGTTTAATGACGAAACGCTTGCAGAAAAAATTTTTGGTTCTGCAATTCCTGTTATTGCAGGTGTGGGACATGAAGTTGATACGACAATTGCTGACATGACGGCAGATGTTCGTGCTGCTACACCAAGTCATGCTGCACAATTACTTTGGCCGGAACGCGCAATGCTTGTTCAAGCGTTGGATGAGCTTGAAATGCGTCTTGCCCGAAGAATTGAACGGCAATTAGGTGCAAAGGAGCATAGCCTGAGTACGCTGGAACGCGGGCTTGGCTGGCTTTCTCCAGTACAAAAATTAGGGCGGCTTGATGAGCAATTTGTCACTCTTTCAGAACGTCTTGAAAGGGCGTTAGCCTTGAAGCTTGAAACAGTAGAGCGTACAGTCGCATACAGTGAAGAGCGAATAAAGCGAGCTTTTGGTGAAGGTGCTGTTACATATCAGCTACAAAAAATTCATACTTTGGAAAGCAGACTGAAGTGGGCGGGGGATAGCCTGTTCACAATGGCAGAGCGCAAGCTTGACCGAGCTGCTATTCTGTTGGAAAGCCTTAATCCTGAAAAACCGTTAGAACGCGGGTACAGCCTAGTTCAGAAGAAAGATGGAACATTTGTGCGCAGTGTGGATGATGTTACAAAAGGTGAGCATCTGCACGTAATGGTGGCAGACGGTTCTGTTGGCGTTCAGGTTGAAACAATGAAAAAAAGGAGTGATGGATGA
- a CDS encoding proline--tRNA ligase, which produces MRWSRFYIPTLKEAPADAEVVSHKLLTRAGMIRKLTSGIYTYMPLGLRSITKASAIVREEMDKAGANEVSMPMVQPADLWQESGRWDFYGKELLRLKDRHNRDYCLGPTHEEVITDIVRGEVRSYRQLPMNLYQIQTKFRDEVRPRFGLMRGREFIMKDAYSFDKDQEGLDESYRAMYEAYNAIFTRMGLKYRPVEADSGSIGGSFSHEFMVLAETGEDTIVVCDSCSYAANVERAEIFCTGDECDMLDTPMEEISTPNVCTIEEVSSFLDAPAAAFIKTLLFDADGEPVAALVRGDRELNDVKLKNLLNADTLEMATPEQVREWTGAPVGFAGPVKLNVKRIFADNELRLATDWIVGANKADAHIKHVSLKRDVELSGFADLRVITENDVCPKCGKEISLTKGIEVGHVFKLGTKYSESLGCTFLDENGKDKVMLMGCYGIGVSRVVASCIEQNHDENGICFPPPIAPFEALVVNLDIKSDEVNDKVDEIYTFLKEQGIDVLVDDRKERPGVKFKDADLIGVPMQIVVGGRGLKNGILEAKDRRTGEKTELPVEGFAEAFKEWKTKVYAGWNID; this is translated from the coding sequence ATGCGCTGGAGTCGTTTCTACATTCCTACGCTTAAGGAAGCACCAGCTGATGCTGAAGTTGTCAGCCATAAATTGCTTACCCGTGCGGGTATGATTCGTAAGCTTACATCTGGTATCTACACTTATATGCCGCTTGGTTTACGCTCCATTACTAAAGCCTCTGCTATTGTCCGTGAGGAAATGGACAAAGCTGGTGCAAACGAAGTAAGCATGCCGATGGTGCAGCCTGCTGATTTGTGGCAGGAGTCCGGACGTTGGGATTTTTACGGTAAAGAATTACTGCGTCTGAAAGACCGTCACAACCGCGATTACTGCCTTGGACCGACACACGAAGAAGTTATTACAGACATCGTGCGCGGCGAAGTGCGTTCTTACCGCCAGCTGCCTATGAATTTGTACCAGATTCAGACCAAATTCCGCGATGAAGTTCGTCCTCGTTTCGGACTTATGCGTGGTCGTGAATTTATCATGAAAGATGCATACTCTTTTGATAAAGATCAGGAAGGTCTGGATGAGAGCTACAGAGCCATGTACGAAGCGTACAATGCTATCTTCACTCGCATGGGACTGAAATATCGCCCAGTAGAGGCAGACAGCGGCTCCATTGGCGGCAGCTTCTCTCATGAATTTATGGTGCTTGCAGAAACAGGTGAAGATACTATTGTTGTATGTGATTCCTGTTCGTATGCAGCAAACGTGGAGCGTGCTGAAATTTTCTGCACTGGTGATGAGTGTGATATGCTCGATACTCCAATGGAAGAAATTTCCACACCGAATGTATGCACCATCGAAGAAGTTTCCAGCTTCCTTGATGCTCCTGCTGCTGCATTCATTAAAACACTTCTGTTTGATGCAGACGGTGAACCTGTGGCTGCACTTGTACGTGGCGACAGGGAACTTAATGATGTTAAACTCAAGAACCTGCTTAATGCCGATACTCTTGAGATGGCAACTCCTGAGCAGGTACGCGAATGGACAGGCGCACCTGTTGGCTTCGCTGGTCCTGTAAAGCTGAATGTAAAACGCATCTTTGCAGATAACGAACTGCGTCTTGCTACTGACTGGATTGTCGGTGCAAACAAAGCAGATGCGCACATCAAACACGTTTCTCTCAAACGTGATGTTGAGCTTTCCGGTTTTGCTGACCTGCGTGTTATCACCGAAAACGATGTATGCCCTAAGTGTGGCAAAGAAATCAGCCTCACAAAAGGCATTGAAGTCGGTCACGTATTCAAACTTGGTACAAAGTACTCTGAATCTCTTGGTTGTACTTTCCTTGATGAAAACGGCAAAGATAAAGTTATGCTCATGGGTTGTTACGGCATTGGTGTTTCCCGTGTTGTTGCTTCCTGCATTGAGCAGAACCATGACGAAAACGGTATTTGCTTCCCGCCTCCGATTGCTCCTTTTGAAGCACTTGTTGTTAACCTCGACATTAAGAGTGACGAAGTGAACGACAAAGTAGATGAAATCTACACCTTCTTAAAAGAGCAGGGCATTGACGTGCTTGTTGATGACCGTAAAGAGCGTCCGGGCGTTAAGTTTAAAGATGCTGATTTGATCGGTGTACCTATGCAGATTGTTGTAGGTGGTCGTGGGCTTAAAAACGGTATTCTTGAAGCAAAAGATCGTCGTACCGGCGAAAAAACTGAGCTTCCAGTTGAAGGCTTTGCAGAAGCATTCAAAGAGTGGAAAACAAAAGTATACGCAGGATGGAACATCGACTAG
- the ispG gene encoding flavodoxin-dependent (E)-4-hydroxy-3-methylbut-2-enyl-diphosphate synthase produces the protein MSLQRRKTRDVTVGSLTIGSEHPVVVQSMTNTDTRDVESTVAQILELEAGGCELARVAVLDEQAAWAISRIKEQVNVPIIADIHFDHRLAIKSLEAGVDALRINPGNIGGEKNVDKVVDAAKAHNAAIRVGVNSGSVEKSLLDKYGAPTPEAMVESAMHHVAMLEKRNFYNTKISLKSSSVLHTIDSYKLLADKCDYPLHIGVTEAGTLLRGAIKSSVGLGILLWQGIGDTLRVSLTDDPVQEMTVAWELLRSLGLRNRGPEIISCPTCGRTEIGLINLVEVVEKRLEGVVDPIKVAVMGCVVNGPGEAREADIGIAGGRDKGIIFRKGKVIRTVKGGANLLNAFVEELDKFLIERNKG, from the coding sequence ATGTCCTTACAAAGAAGAAAGACTCGGGACGTGACTGTTGGGTCACTTACAATCGGCAGTGAGCATCCTGTTGTTGTGCAGAGCATGACAAACACGGATACTCGTGACGTAGAGTCAACCGTTGCTCAGATTTTAGAACTTGAAGCGGGCGGGTGCGAACTTGCGCGTGTTGCAGTTTTAGACGAGCAGGCAGCGTGGGCTATTTCCCGAATCAAAGAGCAGGTGAATGTACCGATCATTGCGGACATTCATTTTGACCACAGACTTGCAATCAAATCGCTGGAAGCTGGTGTTGATGCATTGCGTATCAACCCGGGTAATATTGGCGGTGAAAAAAATGTGGATAAAGTGGTTGATGCTGCAAAGGCACATAACGCTGCTATCAGAGTTGGTGTGAACAGCGGCTCTGTAGAAAAATCTTTATTGGACAAATACGGTGCTCCTACTCCTGAAGCTATGGTAGAAAGTGCGATGCATCATGTTGCCATGCTTGAAAAACGCAACTTTTATAACACTAAAATTTCCTTGAAATCCTCTTCTGTGCTACATACGATTGATTCGTATAAATTGCTCGCAGATAAATGCGATTATCCACTGCATATCGGTGTTACAGAAGCAGGTACATTGCTCCGTGGTGCAATAAAATCTTCTGTTGGTCTTGGCATATTGCTCTGGCAGGGCATTGGTGATACTTTGCGCGTTTCCCTGACAGACGATCCTGTTCAAGAGATGACTGTTGCTTGGGAATTACTGCGTTCTCTCGGTTTACGCAATCGTGGACCGGAGATTATCTCGTGCCCGACATGCGGCAGAACCGAAATTGGCTTAATTAACCTTGTTGAAGTTGTTGAGAAACGTCTTGAAGGTGTTGTTGACCCGATTAAAGTAGCTGTAATGGGCTGCGTTGTTAACGGACCGGGCGAAGCTCGCGAAGCTGATATCGGTATTGCCGGTGGCAGAGATAAAGGCATTATTTTCCGTAAGGGAAAAGTTATTAGAACGGTAAAAGGCGGGGCGAATTTGCTTAACGCCTTTGTGGAAGAATTAGATAAATTTCTTATAGAACGAAATAAAGGATAG
- a CDS encoding M23 family metallopeptidase: MIRRAVLLVCVILLSAVPALGALQIDLPETVMNGRAFFVTVHSDSEFPVLLKWNEQEVPVEVSQTKHGYTGLALLALPRDFSKKTLAVTAIEENVVGTNTITRTVPVKHKKYREQHLKVNKKYVELSKKSLDRHYAEKANVRKVMENPLGNRMWDGKFIRPVSGSVSSEFGVQRFFNGKPRKPHSGVDLRGKTGTPIKAFASGVVRIAASHFFSGKVAYIDHGQGVVSIYCHMSKLLVHEGDRVKKGQVIGKVGATGRVTGPHLHFGVKIANVAVDPMPLFSATN; encoded by the coding sequence ATGATTCGTCGTGCTGTGTTGTTGGTATGTGTTATTCTGCTTAGTGCCGTTCCGGCGCTGGGAGCACTCCAGATTGATTTACCTGAAACCGTAATGAACGGACGAGCATTTTTTGTAACGGTGCACTCTGATTCAGAGTTTCCTGTCCTCTTGAAATGGAACGAACAAGAGGTTCCGGTTGAAGTATCACAGACAAAACATGGGTACACCGGACTGGCATTATTAGCATTACCCCGAGATTTTTCTAAAAAGACGCTTGCAGTTACAGCTATAGAAGAAAATGTAGTTGGAACAAACACCATCACTCGCACTGTGCCAGTAAAACACAAAAAATATCGTGAACAGCATCTTAAGGTTAATAAAAAATATGTTGAGTTAAGCAAGAAAAGCTTAGATCGACATTATGCTGAAAAAGCGAACGTGCGTAAGGTCATGGAAAACCCGCTTGGAAACCGTATGTGGGATGGAAAATTTATTCGTCCGGTATCCGGCAGCGTGAGCAGCGAATTTGGTGTGCAAAGATTTTTCAATGGCAAACCTCGAAAACCGCATAGTGGTGTAGATTTACGTGGCAAAACAGGAACGCCTATTAAGGCTTTTGCAAGCGGAGTGGTTCGCATTGCAGCTTCCCACTTTTTTTCCGGTAAAGTAGCGTACATCGATCATGGTCAAGGTGTTGTGAGCATCTATTGCCACATGTCAAAATTACTTGTGCATGAAGGTGACCGAGTTAAAAAAGGGCAGGTTATCGGGAAGGTTGGCGCAACTGGTCGAGTTACAGGACCTCATCTGCATTTTGGGGTGAAGATTGCGAATGTGGCTGTCGACCCTATGCCGCTTTTTTCAGCAACAAACTAA
- the xseB gene encoding exodeoxyribonuclease VII small subunit, with translation MAARKKNFETQLKRLQTIVESLENGELALEKSVALYKEGMTLSKECRTQLENARNEIRLFTEEGEVPFDEEKAAETSAE, from the coding sequence ATGGCAGCACGAAAGAAAAATTTTGAAACGCAGTTGAAGCGCCTTCAGACCATTGTTGAATCATTGGAAAACGGAGAGCTTGCGTTAGAAAAAAGCGTGGCATTGTATAAAGAAGGTATGACGTTATCAAAAGAATGCCGTACCCAGTTGGAAAATGCACGGAATGAAATTCGTCTTTTTACTGAGGAAGGCGAAGTTCCTTTTGATGAAGAAAAAGCTGCTGAGACATCAGCAGAGTAG
- a CDS encoding polyprenyl synthetase family protein, which translates to MMSAQEFKSVLKTEADAVENYLSTCLHNRNIPQRLQAAMEYSLLAGGKRLRPVLCLAVAAMLGAKKEHVMPFASAIECIHSYSLIHDDLPAMDDDDLRRGKPSNHKAFDEATAILAGDGLLTEAFVLMTETAQHISAPSVLSAVNTVAVAAGSGGMVGGQQLDMDFTGRNDVSLEELQTMHAMKTGALIRCSCECGAILGGASAEEQQCIRTYGANIGAAFQIVDDILDETGTEEELGKPVGSDLEQGKNTYPSMLGIEKSRELAQERVDTAIEQLTAFDGAEALFLRKLAQYIIDRVS; encoded by the coding sequence ATGATGAGTGCGCAGGAGTTTAAATCCGTGCTTAAAACAGAGGCTGATGCTGTCGAAAATTATCTTTCTACCTGCTTGCATAATAGAAATATTCCTCAACGTTTGCAGGCTGCTATGGAATATAGTTTGCTGGCGGGGGGAAAGCGCCTGCGCCCTGTTTTGTGTCTTGCGGTTGCCGCTATGCTTGGTGCTAAAAAAGAACACGTAATGCCCTTTGCTTCTGCCATTGAATGCATTCATTCGTATTCGCTTATTCACGATGATCTTCCTGCAATGGACGATGACGATCTGCGTCGCGGCAAGCCTTCCAATCATAAAGCTTTTGATGAAGCAACAGCAATATTGGCTGGCGACGGATTGCTGACCGAAGCATTTGTTTTGATGACTGAAACTGCACAACATATTTCTGCGCCTTCAGTTCTTTCTGCTGTTAATACTGTGGCAGTTGCGGCGGGTTCTGGTGGTATGGTCGGCGGTCAGCAGCTGGATATGGATTTTACGGGGCGTAATGACGTTTCTCTTGAAGAATTGCAGACAATGCATGCTATGAAGACAGGCGCGTTGATTCGATGTTCTTGTGAATGTGGTGCAATCTTGGGTGGTGCCAGCGCAGAAGAACAACAGTGCATTCGAACATATGGTGCAAACATCGGTGCAGCATTCCAGATAGTTGATGATATTTTAGACGAGACTGGAACTGAAGAAGAGCTTGGAAAGCCTGTCGGCAGTGATCTTGAACAAGGGAAAAATACCTATCCAAGCATGCTCGGAATTGAAAAAAGCCGAGAACTTGCTCAGGAACGTGTTGATACAGCCATTGAGCAACTCACAGCATTTGATGGAGCTGAGGCACTGTTTTTGCGTAAGCTGGCTCAGTACATTATTGACAGAGTGTCATAA
- a CDS encoding 6-carboxytetrahydropterin synthase, giving the protein MANGIWRLTVRSDFAAAHALRNYDGKCENIHGHNFAVEAVVEGDKLSEDVEILLDFKVMKNKLKEVTELIDHKDLNCTPPFDAMNPSSENLARFIYQELGKRIESYGVRVHSVTVSEKAAQSATYLEL; this is encoded by the coding sequence ATGGCTAACGGTATCTGGCGGTTGACGGTTCGTTCCGACTTTGCAGCCGCACACGCACTTCGCAATTATGACGGTAAATGCGAAAATATTCATGGGCACAACTTTGCCGTTGAAGCTGTGGTAGAAGGTGACAAACTTTCTGAAGATGTAGAAATTCTGCTCGACTTCAAAGTAATGAAAAACAAACTGAAAGAAGTAACAGAGCTTATCGACCATAAAGATTTGAACTGTACTCCGCCGTTTGACGCAATGAACCCGTCTTCCGAAAACCTCGCCCGTTTCATTTATCAAGAACTGGGTAAACGCATCGAATCATACGGCGTGCGTGTTCACTCTGTAACTGTGTCTGAAAAAGCTGCACAGTCCGCGACCTATTTGGAGTTATAA